A window from Culex pipiens pallens isolate TS chromosome 3, TS_CPP_V2, whole genome shotgun sequence encodes these proteins:
- the LOC120420579 gene encoding pupal cuticle protein Edg-78E-like translates to MMKVVLSVTVLTFATLVACAPSADDARANILTQENVLEPDGKYAWKFSTSNGIQAEESGQGGQSVQGSASWVGDDGVPIVLTYTADENGYHPQGVHLPTPPPIPDYILRALRYIEAHSQNN, encoded by the exons ATGATGAAAGTG GTTCTCTCCGTAACCGTACTCACCTTCGCCACCCTGGTGGCGTGCGCCCCCTCCGCCGACGACGCCCGGGCCAACATCCTGACGCAGGAGAACGTCCTGGAACCGGACGGCAAGTACGCGTGGAAGTTTTCCACCAGCAACGGCATCCAGGCCGAGGAAAGCGGCCAGGGTGGCCAATCGGTGCAGGGTTCGGCCTCGTGGGTCGGCGACGATGGCGTTCCGATTGTGCTGACCTACACCGCCGACGAGAACGGATACCACCCGCAGGGAGTGCACCTGCCGACGCCACCCCCCATCCCGGACTACATCCTGCGCGCCCTCCGGTACATCGAAGCTCACTCGCAGAATAACTAG